A single genomic interval of Rhea pennata isolate bPtePen1 chromosome 5, bPtePen1.pri, whole genome shotgun sequence harbors:
- the ATP6V1D gene encoding V-type proton ATPase subunit D, translated as MSAKDRIEIFPSRMAQTIMKARLKGAQTGRNLLKKKSDALTLRFRQILKKIIETKLLMGEVMREAAFSLAEAKFTAGDFSTTVIQNVNKAQVKIRAKKDNVAGVTLPVFEHYQEGGDSYELTGLARGGEQLAKLKRNYAKAVELLVELASLQTSFVTLDEAIKITNRRVNAIEHVIIPRIERTLSYIITELDEREREEFYRLKKIQEKKKVLKEKSEKERELRRAAGGEHEPANLLAEEKDEDLLFE; from the exons atgTCGGCCAAGGACCGCATCGAGATCTTCCCCTCGCGCAT GGCTCAGACCATCATGAAGGCTCGTTTGAAAGGAGCCCAAACAGGCCGTAACCtcttgaagaaaaaatctgaTGCTTTGACACTTCGATTCAGGCAGATCCTTAAGAAAATTATTGAG aCTAAGTTGCTGATGGGTGAGGTGATGAGAGAAGCTGCCTTTTCGCTTGCTGAAGCAAAGTTCACAGCTGGAGACTTCAG taCCACTGTGATCCAAAATGTGAACAAAGCTCAAGTCAAGATCAGAGCTAAAAAAGACAACGTAGCAG GTGTAACCTTGCCAGTTTTTGAGCATTACCAGGAAGGAGGGGACA gtTATGAGCTGACCGGTTTGGCCAGGGGTGGAGAACAACTGGCCAAGCTGAAGAGGAACTATGCCAAAGCTGTGGAACTGCTTGTAGAACTGGCCTCCTTACAG ACATCCTTTGTTACTTTGGATGAAGccattaaaataacaaacagaCGTGTGAATGCAATTGAACATG tGATTATTCCCAGGATTGAGCGTACCCTTTCTTACATCATCACAGAACTGGATGAAAGAGAACGAGAGGAATTCTACAG GTTAAAGaagatacaggaaaagaaaaaagtattgaaagaaaaatctgagaaagaaCGGGAGCTgcgcagagctgctggtggggAACATGAACCTGCCAACCTCTTAGCGGAAGAGAAGGATGAAGACCTTCTGTTCGAGTAA
- the EIF2S1 gene encoding eukaryotic translation initiation factor 2 subunit 1: MPGLSCRFYQHKFPEVEDVVMVNVRSIAEMGAYVSLLEYNNIEGMILLSELSRRRIRSINKLIRIGRNECVVVIRVDKEKGYIDLSKRRVSPEEAIKCEDKFTKSKTVYSILRHVAEVLEYTKDEQLESLFQRTAWVFDDKYKRPGYGAYDAFKHAVSDPAILDSLDLTEEERRVLIDNINRRLTPQAVKIRADIEVACYGYEGIDAVKEALRAGLNCSTENMPIKINLIAPPRYVMTTTTLERTEGLSVLNQAMAVIKEKIEEKRGVFNVQMEPKVVTDTDETELARQLERLERENAEVDGDDDAEEMEAKTED, from the exons ATGCCAGGACTAAGCTGTAGATTCTACCAGCATAAATTTCCAGAGGTGGAAGATGTAGTGATGGTCAATGTTCGGTCTATTGCTGAAATGGGAGCTTATGTCAGCCTGTTGGAATACAACAACATTGAAGGCATGATCCTTCTTAGTGAGCTATCCAGAAGACGTATCCGTTCCATAAACAAACTCATCCGCATTGGGAGGAATGAATGCGTTGTGGTCATAAGGGTTGacaaagaaaaag gTTATATTGACTTGTCAAAAAGAAGAGTTTCTCCAGAGGAGGCAATCAAATGTGAAGACAAATTCACAAAATCAAAGACT GTTTACAGCATTCTTCGACATGTTGCTGAGGTCCTAGAATACACTAAAGATGAGCAGCTTGAGAGTCTGTTCCAGAGAACTGCCTGGGTATTTGATGACAAGTACAAAAGACCAGGATATGGTGCTTATGATGCATTCAAGCATGCAGTCTC AGACCCTGCGATCTTGGATAGCCTAGATctaacagaggaagaaaggcGTGTGTTGATTGACAATATTAACAGGCGTCTGACACCACAAGCAGTCAAAATCCGAGCTG ACATTGAGGTTGCATGTTATGGTTATGAAGGCATAGACGCAGTGAAAGAAGCTTTGAGAGCAGGCTTGAACTGTTCCACGGAGAACATGCCCATTAAA ATTAATCTAATAGCTCCTCCTCGTTATGTGATGACTACTACAACACTGGAGAGAACCGAAGGACTGTCTGTTTTGAATCAAGCCATGGctgtcattaaagaaaaaattgaggagaagagaggagtcTTTAATGTGCAGATGGAA ccAAAGGTGGTTACTGATACAGATGAAACTGAGCTTGCAAGGCAgttggagaggctggagagggaAAATGCTGAAGTGGATGGAGATGATGATGCTGAGGAAATGGAAGCCAAAACTGAAGACTAA
- the PLEK2 gene encoding pleckstrin-2 isoform X2 gives MMWKRIHQIHLHRGHIVHNWKVRWFVLLQDKLLYYKLEGGKKEPSPKGRILLDGCTITCPCLEYENRPLLIKLKTKTNTDYFLECCSREERDSWALDITGAIHAGHPVQVQELHRMKNSFKLLENISLHHIVDKMRDSSTGIKLTPNMEQGNRYKETFTGSALVDWLISNSFAVSRFEAITLASMLMEENFVKAVGARSIEATRYSDLSEQFLDDSTALYMFAENYKKKISSKEDLQFNISELSGTIVKQGYLVKQGHKRKNWKVRRFVLRADPAFLHYYDPTKEENRPVGGFSLRGCLVSALEDNGVPMGVKGNVQGNLFKIITKNDTHYYIQASSKAERAQWIEAIKPLT, from the exons ATGATGTGGAAGAGAATACACCAAATCCATTTACACAGG GGACATATTGTTCACAACTGGAAGGTCAGATGGTTCGTTCTGCTTCAGGATAAGCTGCTGTATTATAAACTTGAAGGAGGCAAGAAGGAGCCTTCTCCAAAGGGCAGGATCCTTTTGGATGGCTGCACTATTACTTGTCCATGCCTGGAATATGAGAACAGACCG CTACTTAttaaactgaagacaaaaacCAACACAGACTATTTTCTTGAGTGTTGCTCCCGAGAGGAGCGAGACTCCTGGGCTTTGGACATTACCGGAGCTATTCATGCTGGCCACCCAGTGCAGGTGCAAGAGCTTCACAGAATGAAGAACTCTTTCAAGCTGCTAGAGAATATTAGTCTCCA CCACATAGTGGACAAAATGCGTGATAGCAGCACTGGAATTAAGCTGACCCCCAACATGGAGCAAGGCAACAGATACAAAGAGACCTTTACAG GTTCTGCGCTGGTGGACTGGCTGATTTCCAACAGCTTTGCTGTGTCACGGTTTGAGGCCATCACCTTGGCCTCCATGCTGATGGAGGAGAACTTCGTTAAGGCTGTGGGAGCTCGCAGCATTGAGGCCACGCGCTACAGTGACCTGTCAGAGCAGTTCCTCGACGACTCCACCGCGCTGTACATGTTT GCTGAGAACTATAAGAAAAAGATCAGTTCCAAGGAAGACCTGCAGTTTAACATCAGTGAATTAAGTGGCACAATTGTGAAGCAAGGCTATTTAGTGAAACAG GGgcacaagaggaaaaattgGAAGGTGAGGAGATTTGTTTTGAGAGCTGATCCTGCTTTCTTGCACTACTACGACCCCACAAAG gaagaaaacaggccAGTAGGTGGATTTTCTCTTCGTGGCTGTCTTGTCTCTGCTCTGGAGGACAATGGAGTCCCAATGG gagTGAAGGGAAATGTGCAAGGCAACCTCTTCAAAATCATCACCAAAAATGACACCCATTATTATATCCAGGCCAGCTCCAAAGCAGAGCGAGCACAATGGATTGAGGCAATCAAACCACTGACATGA
- the PLEK2 gene encoding pleckstrin-2 isoform X3: MQEAGGVLKEGFLVKRGHIVHNWKVRWFVLLQDKLLYYKLEGGKKEPSPKGRILLDGCTITCPCLEYENRPLLIKLKTKTNTDYFLECCSREERDSWALDITGAIHAGHPVQVQELHRMKNSFKLLENISLHHIVDKMRDSSTGIKLTPNMEQGNRYKETFTGSALVDWLISNSFAVSRFEAITLASMLMEENFVKAVGARSIEATRYSDLSEQFLDDSTALYMFAENYKKKISSKEDLQFNISELSGTIVKQGYLVKQGHKRKNWKVRRFVLRADPAFLHYYDPTKEENRPVGGFSLRGCLVSALEDNGVPMA; encoded by the exons atgcaggaggcaggaggcgTGCTGAAGGAGGGCTTCCTCGTCAAAAGG GGACATATTGTTCACAACTGGAAGGTCAGATGGTTCGTTCTGCTTCAGGATAAGCTGCTGTATTATAAACTTGAAGGAGGCAAGAAGGAGCCTTCTCCAAAGGGCAGGATCCTTTTGGATGGCTGCACTATTACTTGTCCATGCCTGGAATATGAGAACAGACCG CTACTTAttaaactgaagacaaaaacCAACACAGACTATTTTCTTGAGTGTTGCTCCCGAGAGGAGCGAGACTCCTGGGCTTTGGACATTACCGGAGCTATTCATGCTGGCCACCCAGTGCAGGTGCAAGAGCTTCACAGAATGAAGAACTCTTTCAAGCTGCTAGAGAATATTAGTCTCCA CCACATAGTGGACAAAATGCGTGATAGCAGCACTGGAATTAAGCTGACCCCCAACATGGAGCAAGGCAACAGATACAAAGAGACCTTTACAG GTTCTGCGCTGGTGGACTGGCTGATTTCCAACAGCTTTGCTGTGTCACGGTTTGAGGCCATCACCTTGGCCTCCATGCTGATGGAGGAGAACTTCGTTAAGGCTGTGGGAGCTCGCAGCATTGAGGCCACGCGCTACAGTGACCTGTCAGAGCAGTTCCTCGACGACTCCACCGCGCTGTACATGTTT GCTGAGAACTATAAGAAAAAGATCAGTTCCAAGGAAGACCTGCAGTTTAACATCAGTGAATTAAGTGGCACAATTGTGAAGCAAGGCTATTTAGTGAAACAG GGgcacaagaggaaaaattgGAAGGTGAGGAGATTTGTTTTGAGAGCTGATCCTGCTTTCTTGCACTACTACGACCCCACAAAG gaagaaaacaggccAGTAGGTGGATTTTCTCTTCGTGGCTGTCTTGTCTCTGCTCTGGAGGACAATGGAGTCCCAATGG cctga
- the PLEK2 gene encoding pleckstrin-2 isoform X1, whose protein sequence is MQEAGGVLKEGFLVKRGHIVHNWKVRWFVLLQDKLLYYKLEGGKKEPSPKGRILLDGCTITCPCLEYENRPLLIKLKTKTNTDYFLECCSREERDSWALDITGAIHAGHPVQVQELHRMKNSFKLLENISLHHIVDKMRDSSTGIKLTPNMEQGNRYKETFTGSALVDWLISNSFAVSRFEAITLASMLMEENFVKAVGARSIEATRYSDLSEQFLDDSTALYMFAENYKKKISSKEDLQFNISELSGTIVKQGYLVKQGHKRKNWKVRRFVLRADPAFLHYYDPTKEENRPVGGFSLRGCLVSALEDNGVPMGVKGNVQGNLFKIITKNDTHYYIQASSKAERAQWIEAIKPLT, encoded by the exons atgcaggaggcaggaggcgTGCTGAAGGAGGGCTTCCTCGTCAAAAGG GGACATATTGTTCACAACTGGAAGGTCAGATGGTTCGTTCTGCTTCAGGATAAGCTGCTGTATTATAAACTTGAAGGAGGCAAGAAGGAGCCTTCTCCAAAGGGCAGGATCCTTTTGGATGGCTGCACTATTACTTGTCCATGCCTGGAATATGAGAACAGACCG CTACTTAttaaactgaagacaaaaacCAACACAGACTATTTTCTTGAGTGTTGCTCCCGAGAGGAGCGAGACTCCTGGGCTTTGGACATTACCGGAGCTATTCATGCTGGCCACCCAGTGCAGGTGCAAGAGCTTCACAGAATGAAGAACTCTTTCAAGCTGCTAGAGAATATTAGTCTCCA CCACATAGTGGACAAAATGCGTGATAGCAGCACTGGAATTAAGCTGACCCCCAACATGGAGCAAGGCAACAGATACAAAGAGACCTTTACAG GTTCTGCGCTGGTGGACTGGCTGATTTCCAACAGCTTTGCTGTGTCACGGTTTGAGGCCATCACCTTGGCCTCCATGCTGATGGAGGAGAACTTCGTTAAGGCTGTGGGAGCTCGCAGCATTGAGGCCACGCGCTACAGTGACCTGTCAGAGCAGTTCCTCGACGACTCCACCGCGCTGTACATGTTT GCTGAGAACTATAAGAAAAAGATCAGTTCCAAGGAAGACCTGCAGTTTAACATCAGTGAATTAAGTGGCACAATTGTGAAGCAAGGCTATTTAGTGAAACAG GGgcacaagaggaaaaattgGAAGGTGAGGAGATTTGTTTTGAGAGCTGATCCTGCTTTCTTGCACTACTACGACCCCACAAAG gaagaaaacaggccAGTAGGTGGATTTTCTCTTCGTGGCTGTCTTGTCTCTGCTCTGGAGGACAATGGAGTCCCAATGG gagTGAAGGGAAATGTGCAAGGCAACCTCTTCAAAATCATCACCAAAAATGACACCCATTATTATATCCAGGCCAGCTCCAAAGCAGAGCGAGCACAATGGATTGAGGCAATCAAACCACTGACATGA
- the PLEK2 gene encoding pleckstrin-2 isoform X4, with protein MQEAGGVLKEGFLVKRGHIVHNWKVRWFVLLQDKLLYYKLEGGKKEPSPKGRILLDGCTITCPCLEYENRPLLIKLKTKTNTDYFLECCSREERDSWALDITGAIHAGHPVQVQELHRMKNSFKLLENISLHHIVDKMRDSSTGIKLTPNMEQGNRYKETFTGSALVDWLISNSFAVSRFEAITLASMLMEENFVKAVGARSIEATRYSDLSEQFLDDSTALYMFAENYKKKISSKEDLQFNISELSGTIVKQGYLVKQGHKRKNWKVRRFVLRADPAFLHYYDPTKPVFSPLRFS; from the exons atgcaggaggcaggaggcgTGCTGAAGGAGGGCTTCCTCGTCAAAAGG GGACATATTGTTCACAACTGGAAGGTCAGATGGTTCGTTCTGCTTCAGGATAAGCTGCTGTATTATAAACTTGAAGGAGGCAAGAAGGAGCCTTCTCCAAAGGGCAGGATCCTTTTGGATGGCTGCACTATTACTTGTCCATGCCTGGAATATGAGAACAGACCG CTACTTAttaaactgaagacaaaaacCAACACAGACTATTTTCTTGAGTGTTGCTCCCGAGAGGAGCGAGACTCCTGGGCTTTGGACATTACCGGAGCTATTCATGCTGGCCACCCAGTGCAGGTGCAAGAGCTTCACAGAATGAAGAACTCTTTCAAGCTGCTAGAGAATATTAGTCTCCA CCACATAGTGGACAAAATGCGTGATAGCAGCACTGGAATTAAGCTGACCCCCAACATGGAGCAAGGCAACAGATACAAAGAGACCTTTACAG GTTCTGCGCTGGTGGACTGGCTGATTTCCAACAGCTTTGCTGTGTCACGGTTTGAGGCCATCACCTTGGCCTCCATGCTGATGGAGGAGAACTTCGTTAAGGCTGTGGGAGCTCGCAGCATTGAGGCCACGCGCTACAGTGACCTGTCAGAGCAGTTCCTCGACGACTCCACCGCGCTGTACATGTTT GCTGAGAACTATAAGAAAAAGATCAGTTCCAAGGAAGACCTGCAGTTTAACATCAGTGAATTAAGTGGCACAATTGTGAAGCAAGGCTATTTAGTGAAACAG GGgcacaagaggaaaaattgGAAGGTGAGGAGATTTGTTTTGAGAGCTGATCCTGCTTTCTTGCACTACTACGACCCCACAAAG CCTGTCTTTTCCCCACTGAGATTCTCTTGA